From one Enterococcus sp. DIV2402 genomic stretch:
- a CDS encoding NAD(P)H-dependent oxidoreductase: MKTLVIVSHPDISGSSSQKYLKDSFPQSEALTYHHLETIYPDGKIDTKQEQRLLKEHDRIILQFPFYWYSSPAMLKQWLDDVLAEGFAYGPRGTALKGKELGLVLIIGAAEKEYQVGGREGFTISALTTPYQAMAKKLQMTFLKPFLIYQFQYMNEQEKMRLLIGYQQYLAIHDFDSLRAKERWYLEQLSQLNETYLPENSGFILEQIEEFIIDTRMELDEIQMYLDGTS; the protein is encoded by the coding sequence ATGAAGACACTCGTTATCGTTTCGCATCCAGACATCTCAGGTTCTAGCAGTCAAAAATATTTGAAAGACTCTTTTCCTCAATCTGAAGCACTGACGTATCATCACTTAGAAACAATTTATCCAGATGGGAAAATTGATACAAAACAAGAGCAACGTTTACTAAAGGAACACGATCGTATTATTCTCCAATTTCCTTTCTACTGGTATTCATCTCCAGCTATGTTAAAACAATGGTTAGATGATGTGTTGGCAGAAGGCTTTGCTTATGGACCTCGAGGCACTGCACTCAAAGGGAAGGAATTGGGTTTGGTTTTAATTATTGGTGCTGCCGAAAAAGAATATCAAGTAGGTGGAAGAGAAGGGTTTACTATCAGTGCCTTAACAACCCCTTATCAAGCAATGGCGAAAAAGCTACAAATGACTTTTTTAAAACCATTTTTGATTTATCAATTTCAATATATGAACGAACAGGAGAAGATGCGCTTACTTATCGGCTATCAACAATATTTGGCCATACATGATTTTGATTCCTTACGTGCCAAAGAGCGGTGGTATTTAGAGCAATTATCTCAATTAAATGAGACATATTTACCCGAAAATAGCGGATTTATTCTTGAACAAATAGAAGAATTTATCATAGATACACGGATGGAACTTGATGAAATCCAAATGTATCTTGATGGCACAAGTTAG
- a CDS encoding CotH kinase family protein — translation MQRKKTRYAIISSMFLLATLTACTDTSATSTTDTLTTTTSSVVEDSSTEEGTDASFFTNEIVHSISIDVDENELASLIESYQTDGTKEWIEASVTIDGTTFESVGLKLKGNSTLRTISNQSSEEIKVEELPWVIRLDKYVDDQEYMGRSRFVIRGNNTESSLNEAVALAMLNEAGVQTEESTFSSFSINGSEAKLRLVIDVPDDDLWTEEHFGTEGVLYKAESGGDYSYRGTEVSDYDGVFEQKYGQDDFTPLTTFLEFINNATDEEFAEQLEDYLDVDAFATYLAMQDLVGNEDDIDGPGNNSYLYYDYETSKMTVVAWDQNLSLGSGMMGNRPEGEFNPEDFSGTERLELPENGNFEDGEGFEPSADFENGEMPTEPLEGGRPNGEGMKGIGENTLATRFRENSSFSELIEEKKSEYTASIIDSHFASDVLEQYQTLLAEQASDFIDSETLNSEVSTISEYLTNTLSETTTETQETTSEVQ, via the coding sequence ATGCAAAGAAAAAAAACTCGCTATGCGATAATTAGCTCTATGTTTCTTTTAGCTACGCTCACAGCATGCACAGATACAAGTGCAACGAGTACAACAGATACACTCACAACCACAACAAGTAGTGTAGTCGAAGATAGTTCAACCGAAGAAGGAACGGATGCTAGCTTTTTTACTAATGAAATAGTTCATTCAATCAGCATTGATGTGGATGAAAATGAATTAGCAAGCTTAATTGAATCCTATCAAACTGATGGAACGAAAGAATGGATTGAAGCATCAGTTACAATTGATGGAACCACTTTTGAAAGTGTCGGTTTAAAATTAAAGGGAAATTCAACTTTACGAACAATTTCTAATCAATCTTCAGAAGAAATTAAGGTTGAAGAATTACCCTGGGTTATTCGTTTAGACAAATATGTGGACGACCAAGAATATATGGGACGTTCACGCTTTGTCATTCGAGGGAATAATACAGAATCATCGTTAAATGAAGCTGTAGCTTTAGCGATGTTAAATGAAGCGGGTGTTCAAACAGAAGAAAGTACCTTTTCAAGTTTTTCTATCAATGGTTCTGAGGCAAAATTACGTTTAGTGATTGATGTACCGGATGATGATTTATGGACAGAAGAACACTTTGGAACAGAAGGTGTATTATATAAAGCGGAGTCTGGTGGCGATTATTCTTATCGAGGAACTGAAGTTAGTGATTATGACGGTGTTTTTGAACAAAAATATGGACAAGATGACTTTACACCATTAACTACCTTCCTTGAATTTATTAACAATGCAACGGATGAAGAGTTTGCTGAACAGTTGGAAGACTATCTAGATGTCGATGCATTTGCAACTTATTTGGCTATGCAAGATTTAGTCGGTAATGAAGATGATATTGATGGACCAGGAAATAATTCGTATCTTTATTACGATTATGAAACCTCGAAAATGACGGTTGTTGCTTGGGATCAAAATTTATCTTTAGGCAGTGGCATGATGGGGAATCGTCCGGAAGGGGAGTTTAATCCGGAAGATTTCTCTGGAACAGAACGACTTGAACTTCCAGAAAATGGAAATTTTGAAGATGGTGAAGGGTTTGAACCATCCGCAGACTTTGAAAATGGCGAAATGCCCACTGAACCATTGGAAGGTGGACGACCGAATGGCGAAGGGATGAAAGGCATAGGAGAAAATACCTTAGCTACTCGTTTTAGAGAGAATAGTTCATTTAGCGAATTAATTGAAGAAAAGAAATCTGAATATACAGCTTCCATTATCGACAGTCATTTTGCGAGTGATGTTTTAGAACAATATCAAACGTTATTAGCTGAACAAGCATCTGATTTCATTGATTCTGAAACATTAAATTCAGAAGTAAGCACTATTTCTGAGTACTTAACGAATACTTTAAGTGAAACTACAACAGAAACACAAGAAACGACTTCAGAAGTTCAATAA